From Juglans regia cultivar Chandler chromosome 6, Walnut 2.0, whole genome shotgun sequence, the proteins below share one genomic window:
- the LOC109005608 gene encoding uncharacterized protein LOC109005608, with translation MGNVKLNINESSLRNPSMSGGGGIITDVNGELVAAFYRQYRIRSNSEAEAFALVNGLNLCKQLHPYEVEVKSDSKLICSRWQNDSEVISPMRDAWDQGKSFATQMVIHVHHAYSEVNQVVDGLAKIGAQEQPIDLLEIQDLPCEVKGLLRLGKLGLPYLHCR, from the coding sequence ATGGGAAATGTCAAATTGAACATAAATGAGAGCAGTCTCAGGAATCCTAGCATGAGTGGTGGAGGAGGAATTATCACGGATGTGAATGGAGAGCTTGTAGCTGCGTTCTATAGACAATATAGGATTCGGTCCAACTCAGAAGCAGAAGCATTCGCTTTAGTAAATGGTCTGAACCTTTGCAAGCAACTTCATCCGTATGAGGTGGAAGTGAAATCTGATTCAAAGTTGATTTGTTCAAGGTGGCAAAATGATTCTGAGGTTATTAGTCCAATGAGGGACGCATGGGATCAAGGTAAGTCCTTTGCTACCCAAATGGTTATTCATGTACATCATGCATACAGTGAAGTTAATCAGGTAGTGGATGGACTAGCAAAAATTGGAGCTCAGGAGCAACCGATCGATCTCTTGGAAATTCAAGACCTTCCTTGTGAAGTCAAGGGACTGTTGAGACTTGGCAAGTTGGGCCTACCTTATTTACATTGTAGATGA
- the LOC109005616 gene encoding ATP-dependent Clp protease adapter protein CLPS1, chloroplastic-like has translation METAICGRVPLSPNHVFNPTKAGDKYTVCKQCKNRIILMTVSAAGLGKGGGLLEKPTVEKTAPGRESEFDLRKSRKMAPPYRVLLHNDNFNKREYVVQVLMKVIPGMTLDNAVNIMQEAHYNGLAVVIICAQADAEEHCMQLRGNGLLSSIEPASGGCE, from the exons ATGGAAACTGCCATATGCGGTCGAGTCCCTCTTTCACCCAACCATGTCTTTAACCCTACAAAAGCCG GGGATAAGTACACTGTTTGCAAGCAATGCAAGAACCGGATCATTTTGATGACAGTATCGGCCGCTGGGCTTGGGAAAGGTGGCGGCTTATTGGAGAAGCCTACCGTTGAGAAGACGGCGCCTGGCCGTGAATCCGAGTTTGACTTGAG AAAATCAAGGAAAATGGCCCCACCTTACCGTGTTCTGCTGCACAATGACAACTTCAACAAGCGAGAGTATGTTGTCCAAGTGTTAATGAAGGTCATTCCGGGAATGACCCTTGACAATGCAGTTAACATCATGCAAGAGGCACATTATAATGGCCTAGCGGTGGTAATCATCTGTGCTCAAGCTGATGCTGAAGAGCACTGCATGCAATTGAGAGGTAATGGCCTTTTGAGTTCAATTGAGCCTGCCAGTGGCGGGTGCGAATAG
- the LOC109005615 gene encoding actin-related protein 4-like, which translates to MYGGDEVSAIVIDLGTHTCKAGYAGEDAPKAVFPSVVGAIDQMEVDDPEKTENNSGSALDAKNTARALDSDKIKGKRKLYVGSQTLGFRRDHMEVLSPIKDGVVVDWDMVDSIWDHALRECLLIDPQEHPMLLAEPSSNTQQQRERMAELMFEKYKVPALFLAKNAVLTSFASGRATSLVVDCGGGSTTVAPVHDGYVLQKAVASSPIGGEFLSDCLMKSLESKGIMIKPRYSFKRKEIRPGDFQTVDLDHPSTTESYKLYSQRVIASDIKECVCRAPDTPYDESAYSNIPMTSYELPDGQTIEIGSDRFKIPDVLFNPSLVQTIPGMENYAEIASSARGLPQMVLESINKCDVDIRRELFSSILLAGGTASMQQLKERLEKDLLEESPQAARVKVLASGNATERRFSVWIGGSILASLGSFQQMWFSKSEYEEHGAAYIQRKCP; encoded by the exons ATGTATGGAGGCG ATGAGGTATCGGCAATTGTAATAGACCTAGGTACTCACACCTGCAAAGCAGGTTACGCCGGCGAAGATGCGCCCAAAGCTGTGTTTCCTTCT GTTGTTGGAGCAATTGATCAAATGGAAGTTGATGACCCcgaaaaaactgaaaataactCTGGATCTGCTTTAGACGCTAAAAACACTGCTAGAGCTCTTGATTCTGACAAAATCAAGGGAAAACGCAAGTTGTATGTTGGATCCCAAACCTTAGGTTTTCGCCGGGATCATATGGAG GTGCTGTCACCCATAAAGGATGGAGTTGTTGTTGACTGGGATATGGTTGACAGCATATGGGACCATGCTTTAAG GGAATGCCTATTGATTGATCCTCAAGAGCATCCAATGCTACTCGCAGAACCATCTTCTAATACTcaacaacaaagagaaag GATGGCGGAGCTTATGTTTGAAAAGTACAAAGTTCCTGCATTATTTTTGGCCAAGAATGCT GTTCTCACATCTTTCGCATCAGGACGTGCTACCTCATTAGTTGTTGACTG TGGTGGAGGATCAACTACAGTTGCCCCAGTGCATGATGGTTATGTTCTTCAGAAG GCTGTGGCATCTTCTCCAATTGGAGGAGAATTTCTCAGTGATTGCTTAATGAAAAGTCTGGAAAGCAAAGGTATCATG ATAAAACCCAGGTACTCTttcaagagaaaggaaataaggCCAGGCGACTTTCAG ACTGTAGACCTTGATCATCCAAGTACAACAGAAAGCTACAAACTCTACTCTCAG AGGGTAATTGCTAGTGATATTAAGGAATGCGTCTGTCGAGCCCCagatactccatatgatg AAAGTGCTTATTCAAACATTCCAATGACATCATATGAGCTACCTGACGGCCA GACAATTGAAATTGGATCTGACAGATTCAAGATTCCTGATGTTTTATTTAATCCATCACTGGTTCAG ACAATTCCTGGTATGGAGAATTATGCGGAGATTGCTTCTTCTGCTCGTGGTTTGCCACAAATG GTCTTAGAGAGCATTAATAAGTGTGATGTGGACATTCGAAGAGAGCTATTTAGTAGTATACTG CTTGCTGGTGGCACGGCATCAATGCAACAGTTAAAGGAACGCCTTGAGAAAGACTTGCTAGAA GAGTCTCCTCAAGCTGCTAGAGTGAAAGTATTGGCGAGTGGAAATGCAACAGAAAGGAGATTCAG TGTTTGGATCGGAGGGAGTATATTGGCTTCTCTCGGTTCATTCCAGCAGATGTGGTTCTCCAAATCTGA GTATGAAGAGCATGGGGCTGCTTATATTCAACGGAAATGCCCTTAA